Within the Triplophysa dalaica isolate WHDGS20190420 chromosome 2, ASM1584641v1, whole genome shotgun sequence genome, the region TTAAATTCCTAGATTCAACACCACACTCACACCAAATGAAATCATTGATTCAAACCACAACATGATTGAGATTTAAATGACCACCAACAAACTTCTTTGGATTAGAATCTCCTCCCATTGCCAGGACATCAAAACATCACAGTTACAATACGTCAAAAACGTAACAGGAAATTACAGGAAATTCGATAAATGCAGAACACagtgtaaataaaaactaaatatattttccttaaatactGTGTATGTTCATCAAATGTCAATGTCTGGAAATACATCCATAAAGCTCTTGCACAATCGTTTATCTTCGTATCCTCGTTATCAGTCCTAACTATGTTCATAACAAAACTGGACTAAAGAAACATTCGACTTTCACAATTCACAAAGTCATAAAATTTTATCTCAGGTGAAGGACACAACTAATTAAGGATGagattttaatgttaatttaaacattaaaatgctgCAGAGAACTTCTTTgactttaatataataatattaattattagtaattataacaattattaataagtggcccgcttccgacttgtgtgtggagtttgcaggttctccccgtgcctcgggggtttcctccgggtactccggtttcctcccctggtccaaagacatgcatggtaggttgattggcatctttggaaaaaaatgtccgtagggtgtgagtgtgtgtgtgaatgagtgagtgtgtgtgccctgcgatgggttggcactccatccagggtgtatcctgccttgatgcccgatgactcctgagataggcgcaggctccccgtgacccgaggtagttcagataagcggtagaaaatggaatggaatggaattaatAAGTGGCCATATGTGATTTTGTTACAGAGATAAAGGATgggattgttttttaaaacttttctatGGTATCTGATAGCAGTTGGACCCGGAAACGGTTTACATTCGTTATGGTGCGTGATGTCAGGCTTAACAAGCAGATGCCAGGCTTATTAAAATACGAATTCATACGCATTCATAAGTTGCTTTGCATTGACTATTTATGGGAAAAAATGGGCGTGTACAGGGCTTTAAACTTTTCATATAAAATAGATGAATGTAGAAACTTTTCTTCAtgattttttgcagtgtgttttTTCCTGgttattttaaatcttgaaAGAAACGTAGCCTGTGTTTTATAGATTtcttaaactttaaaatgaGAGAGCAGCAATTTGTGCAACAGTGAAGAGAAGTGATCGTTttgaattatgttttgttttttgtatttcagaTCTGGCCACTTTCTCTTTTGATAGATGTGAAGGAAGACCAGCCGTGCTTCTATAATGAGTGTCAGTGAGGACATTGAGGAGATGGAGGACGACATTGCAGCAACTCCAGTATCCAGCTGTGTGTCTATGAGAAGTAACAGATCAGTAGTTATGTCTTCTGAATTCACAGATGAAACAGTGACCTCCGACCGCAGGTAAGACAAAACTCTTCGGGGCTTATTGATTCATCTCATCATAGAACAGATGGAAAACTACACACCAAAGGACttatgtttaattatatttggaaataacacaaacaacatctgGACTTCTTAAGCAactttttgaatgtttattatattttctgtgcaaaaattgATAGTGAATAATAGTTAGAAGTTTTATTAAGTTTCTGTAATTCAGAACGGTGTGTTTGTTCAGTATGCAGAGGGATGTTCTGACCCAGTCCAGTTGTGGAGTTTGTGAGCAGGTTCTGACAGATCCAGTCTCTATCACCTGTGGACACCTTTTCTGCAGACACTGTATCATCTGTTTCTGGAATCAGTGCAGAACATCAGAAGACTTTAACTGTCCTCAGTGTAGAAAAAGATTCAGAACACGGCCTGTTCTACAATCACACAAAGTCAAGAAAGGATCCAGTATTGCTCACCTCTGGACAGAATCAGACATGACTGAGGAGACTGAAGATGTGCAGCAGGATTGTCATAATGAATCTGTGGATGATGTTCTCCAGAgagtcaaagacaaacacaaaagcatcatGAAGAGCAAGTATGAGAATTTATTTGAAGGAATCAAAGCACAAGAGAATCAAACGCTCCTGAAGAGAATTTACACACAGCTGTACATcatagagggagagagtgaaggaGTGAATGAAGAACATGAGGTTTTACACATGGAGACAAAGCCCAGAAGAACACAAGACTTACAAGACACTCCAATCTActgcaatgacatctttaaagctCAATCACATCAAAGAGATAAAATCAAGAGTGTTCTTACTAAAGGCATcgctggaattggaaaaacagtctctgtgcacaAGTTCATTCTGGATTGGGCCGAGGGAACAGCCAATCAGGACGTAGATTTCATGTTCCTGCTTCCGTTTCGAGAGCTGAACTTGATTCGAGAGCATCGCTACAGTCTTCACAAACTTCTGCTGGACTTTCATCCTGAACTTCAAGATGTGGACTCAAAGATTTATGAGGAGTGTAAAGTtgtgttcatctttgatggtctggatgAAAGCAGaatgactgtgatgttttcagACACTGAGAAAGTTTCTGATGTGACTGACACTTCATCAGTGGCTGTGTTGATGTCAAACCTCATGAAAGGAGATCTGCTtccctctgctctcatctggatcacctccagaccagcagcagccaatcagatcccCTCCAAATACATCACGCTTGTGACAGAAATCCAGGGATTCAACGACGCTCAGAAGGAGGAATatttcaggaagagaatcaGCGACGAGCATCAAGCCAGCAGAATCATGTCACACATCAGAAGAGCGAGAAGCCtccacatcatgtgtcacataccAGTCTTCTGTTGGATCTCATCCACTGTGCTTCAGAAGATCCTGACACAAGATCACAGTGAAGAAATCCCCAAAACTCTGAGTGAAATGTACATCCACTTCCTGATGATTCAGATGAAGATAAAGAATGAGAAGTATGATCCAGAGAGAGATCCAGAGATCAACAGAGAAGTGATtgtgaaactggctgaagtGGCTTTCAAACAGCTGATGAAGGGCAATGTGATGTTCTATGAGGAGGATCTGAGAGAGTGTGGGATAGACATCACTGACGCCTCGCTGTATTCTGGCATCTGTACTGAGATCTTTAAGGAGGAATCTGTAATTCGTCAGAGGAAGATCTACAGCTTCATACATCTCAGTCTTCAGGAGTTTCTAGCTGCATTCTACGTGTTTTGCTACTACAATAAACAAGAAACTTCACAGTTTTTGGATGTAATTGACACTTTACTCAAAGGTGCAGTAGATAAAGCTCTTGAGAGTGAAACTGGTCATCTGGATCTTTTCTTGAGATTTCTGTTGGGCATCTCACTGGAGTCCAATCAGAGACTCTTACAGGAtctactgacacacacactggaCACATCACAGACCATCAAGAAAACCACACAGTACATTAAAGATCAAATCAAGGGTAATGATGGTCTGTCAGCTGAAAGATCCATCAATCTGTTCTTGTGTCTGTCTGAAGTGAATGATCAGACGCTGAACAGAGAGATTGAAGAGTTTGTGAGATCAGACAAACACTCAGAGAAGAAACTCTCTGCTGCTCACTGTTCAGCAATAGTCTACATGCTTCAGATGTCAGAGGAGGTGATGGATGAGTTTGATCTGAagaaatacaacacaacacaggagGGCAGAAGAAGACTCATACCAGCTGTCAACAACTGCACAAGAGCTCTGTGAGTATTGCTTCTTTAAAGTCAATATTAAGAGATGCAATATGTCATACACAGGTTAACAGTTTTGGACTCAGCTGGGAGGACCAGGTATCCTCTGAAGTGTTACAGCTGAAGTCTTCAACTTTGATTCAAAGTCactgagtaaatgtttttgtttagaaaGGAGAGCGTATTAGTTGTCATTTATtaactgtttatttgtttgaagCTGTTAAGT harbors:
- the LOC130436914 gene encoding NLR family CARD domain-containing protein 3-like isoform X1, whose translation is MSVSEDIEEMEDDIAATPVSSCVSMRSNRSVVMSSEFTDETVTSDRSMQRDVLTQSSCGVCEQVLTDPVSITCGHLFCRHCIICFWNQCRTSEDFNCPQCRKRFRTRPVLQSHKVKKGSSIAHLWTESDMTEETEDVQQDCHNESVDDVLQRVKDKHKSIMKSKYENLFEGIKAQENQTLLKRIYTQLYIIEGESEGVNEEHEVLHMETKPRRTQDLQDTPIYCNDIFKAQSHQRDKIKSVLTKGIAGIGKTVSVHKFILDWAEGTANQDVDFMFLLPFRELNLIREHRYSLHKLLLDFHPELQDVDSKIYEECKVVFIFDGLDESRMTVMFSDTEKVSDVTDTSSVAVLMSNLMKGDLLPSALIWITSRPAAANQIPSKYITLVTEIQGFNDAQKEEYFRKRISDEHQASRIMSHIRRARSLHIMCHIPVFCWISSTVLQKILTQDHSEEIPKTLSEMYIHFLMIQMKIKNEKYDPERDPEINREVIVKLAEVAFKQLMKGNVMFYEEDLRECGIDITDASLYSGICTEIFKEESVIRQRKIYSFIHLSLQEFLAAFYVFCYYNKQETSQFLDVIDTLLKGAVDKALESETGHLDLFLRFLLGISLESNQRLLQDLLTHTLDTSQTIKKTTQYIKDQIKGNDGLSAERSINLFLCLSEVNDQTLNREIEEFVRSDKHSEKKLSAAHCSAIVYMLQMSEEVMDEFDLKKYNTTQEGRRRLIPAVNNCTRALLVGSKLTHQCCEIITSALQSSKSLRELDLSHNDLQDSGVKLISDALKNPNCQLQILRLSGCMVTDVGCCYLASALSSNPSHLRELDLSYNHPQHSTLQLLAYQDDPNYTLNKLNLDHGGQARITPGLRKYTCNLTLDPNTAHTLLVLSEENKKVMRVEEQQSYPHHPDRFECFEQVLCRESLTGRCYWEAEWSGRGAGISVVYKGISRKGLSEDCWFGYNDKSWNLYCSSRSYSACHNLKRTDIPSTSPPSNRVGVYLDCPAGTLSFYSVSDTHTLTHLHTFNTTFTEPLYAGFVIYPDSPVMLL
- the LOC130436914 gene encoding NLR family CARD domain-containing protein 3-like isoform X2, whose product is MSVSEDIEEMEDDIAATPVSSCVSMRSNRSVVMSSEFTDETVTSDRSMQRDVLTQSSCGVCEQVLTDPVSITCGHLFCRHCIICFWNQCRTSEDFNCPQCRKRFRTRPVLQSHKVKKGSSIAHLWTESDMTEETEDVQQDCHNESVDDVLQRVKDKHKSIMKSKYENLFEGIKAQENQTLLKRIYTQLYIIEGESEGVNEEHEVLHMETKPRRTQDLQDTPIYCNDIFKAQSHQRDKIKSVLTKGIAGIGKTVSVHKFILDWAEGTANQDVDFMFLLPFRELNLIREHRYSLHKLLLDFHPELQDVDSKIYEECKVVFIFDGLDESRMTVMFSDTEKVSDVTDTSSVAVLMSNLMKGDLLPSALIWITSRPAAANQIPSKYITLVTEIQGFNDAQKEEYFRKRISDEHQASRIMSHIRRARSLHIMCHIPVFCWISSTVLQKILTQDHSEEIPKTLSEMYIHFLMIQMKIKNEKYDPERDPEINREVIVKLAEVAFKQLMKGNVMFYEEDLRECGIDITDASLYSGICTEIFKEESVIRQRKIYSFIHLSLQEFLAAFYVFCYYNKQETSQFLDVIDTLLKGAVDKALESETGHLDLFLRFLLGISLESNQRLLQDLLTHTLDTSQTIKKTTQYIKDQIKGNDGLSAERSINLFLCLSEVNDQTLNREIEEFVRSDKHSEKKLSAAHCSAIVYMLQMSEEVMDEFDLKKYNTTQEGRRRLIPAVNNCTRALLVGSKLTHQCCEIITSALQSSKSLRELDLSHNDLQDSGVKLISDALKNPNCQLQILRLSGCMVTDVGCCYLASALSSNPSHLRELDLSYNHPQHSTLQLLAYQDDPNYTLNKLNLDHGGQARITPGLRK